The following are encoded in a window of Pygocentrus nattereri isolate fPygNat1 chromosome 5, fPygNat1.pri, whole genome shotgun sequence genomic DNA:
- the ctnnd1 gene encoding catenin delta-1 isoform X2, producing the protein MEQCENAASLLASVREQEMQFERLTRALEEERRSVGPSGTLPRPLPTLQNGRIPGDAELERLKLNEGYINGTQYRMLDPGHVVETVTVEEDPRETSPVISVETSEDGTTRRTETTVKKVTKTTTTRTVIPSVSDTLSLDGTGSVTGMSGYNAPIDRLYRPPAAHMDYPTATVPRNYHYGPPGGYDDYRSAPPSETYASLNRGARMDDRYRPVDGYRTLDSGYRVHSRPQLDPYAAQPQVGRMGSALEISGLQRFVPEPYGLEDDQRSLGYDDPDYGMGPPMHYSTMPRLAHHAPPPRRTGSYEGTLDGDMSGAGDMYYWGGGAPLAQGERGSMASLDSTLRKGPAPTSWRQPELPEVIAMLNYRLDPVKSNAAAYLQHLTFKNDKVKSEVRRLKGIPALVSMLDNPKKEVHHAACGALKNISYGRDPDNKIAIKNCDGIPALVRLLRKTRDQDLTDTITGTLWNLSSHDSVKMEIVDHALHALSDEVMVPHSGWERGNEAGDESCKPRHLEWETALTNTAGCLRNVSSERSEARRKLRECSGLVDSLMYIVQSQINCKDVDNKLIENSVCLLRNLSYQVHREVPGCERYQETTPVNQGPTPANQKTGCFSSRKGKGRKDDDGTSDTIDIPKRTTPAKGYELLFQPEVVRVYTSLLKESKNPCVLEASAGAIQNLCAGRWTYGRYIRAVMRQEKGLPMMTELLAHGNDRVVRAMSGALRNLAIDPRNRELLGKHAVPNLVANLPGGGQSQPVRALSEETVVSVLSTLAEVVGSSLDAAKTLRSSQGIERLVLINKDGNRSDREVRGAGLVLQIVWGFKELRRTLEKDGWKKSDFVVSVNPPSNTRSNGGYEDSSTLPLIDRGGKDRDRNMIPLNDMGSDAYTTLDQRGRRNTLDDTLEPADSDAAQGGMYGERRGSMPLLDSYDEKLIVCITRGERPLPAYCPC; encoded by the exons ATGGAGCAGTGTGAGAATGCCGCATCTCTCTTGGCCTCCGTGCGTGAGCAGGAGATGCAGTTTGAGCGTCTGACTCGAGCtctggaggaggagaggaggagtgtAGGGCCCTCGGGCACTCTGCCCCGCCCACTCCCCACCCTGCAG AACGGGCGTATCCCTGGTGATGCGGAATTAGAGAGACTCAAACTAAACGAAGGATATATCAACGGGACACAG TACAGGATGTTGGACCCAGGTCATGTTGTTGAGACTGTCACTGTAGAGGAGGACCCCCGGGAGACGTCACCAGTCATTTCTGTTGAAACTAGTGAGGATGGTACCACACGCCGCACAGAAACTACA GTCAAGAAAGTCACGAAGACCACCACCACTCGTACAGTTATTCCCTCGGTGTCTGACACGCTCTCTCTAGATGGCACTGGTTCAGTCACTGGAATGAGTGGTTATAATGCACCAATAGACCGTCTATACAGGCCACCAGCTGCACATATGGACTACCCAACTGCCACTGTCCCTCGTAACTACCACTACGGACCACCTGGGGGATATGATGACTACCGTAGTGCTCCGCCCTCAGAAACCTATGCCAGTCTCAACCGAGGGGCACGCATGGATGATCGCTAcag ACCTGTGGATGGATACCGCACACTGGACTCCGGTTATCGTGTCCACAGCAGACCCCAACTAGACCCTTATGCAGCCCAGCCACAGGTGGGACGCATGGGCAGCGCTCTAGAAATCTCTGGCCTGCAGCGCTTTGTCCCCGAGCCATACGGCCTGGAAGATGACCAGAGGAGTTTGGGATACGATGACCCTGATTATGGCATGGGCCCGCCTATGCACTACAGCACCATGCCCCGGCTAGCACACCATGCCCCACCGCCACGAAGGACGGG GTCTTATGAGGGCACTCTGGATGGGGATATGAGTGGAGCGGGGGATATGTATTACTGGGGGGGAGGAGCTCCTCTGGCTCAGGGAGAAAGGGGCAGCATGGCATCACTCGACAGCACCCTGCGGAAAGGCCCTGCCCCAACATCATGGAGGCAGCCTGAATTGCCTGAGGTCATTGCCATGCTCAACTATCGTCTGGACCCGGTCAAGAGCAATGCTGCTGCTTACCTCCAACATCTCACCTTCAAAAATGATAAG GTAAAGTCAGAAGTAAGGCGTCTCAAGGGCATTCCTGCTCTGGTATCCATGTTGGACAATCCAAAGAAGGAGGTGCATCATGCAGCCTGTggagcactgaagaacatttcatatGGACGAGACCCTGACAACAAGATTGCCATTAAGAACTGTGACGGAATCCCTGCACTTGTTAGGCTGTTGAGAAAGACCAGAGATCAGGACCTCACAGATACAATCACAG GCACACTGTGGAACCTATCATCTCATGACTCTGTGAAGATGGAGATTGTGGACCATGCGCTACACGCGCTGTCTGATGAAGTGATGGTGCCACACTCAGGctgggagagagggaatgaagCAGGAGACGAGAGCTGCAAGCCTAGACACCTTGAGTGGGAAACGGCTCTTACCAACACTGCTGGCTGCTTGAG GAATGTGAGCTCTGAGAGGAGTGAGGCCAGAAGGAAGCTGAGAGAATGCTCCGGCCTGGTTGATTCGCTCATGTACATTGTCCAATCCCAGATTAACTGTAAAGATGTGGACAACAAG ctGATAGAGAACAGCGTTTGTCTGTTGAGGAATTTGTCCTATCAGGTGCATCGGGAGGTGCCAGGCTGTGAGCGCTACCAGGAGACCACACCTGTCAACCAGGGCCCCACCCCTGCCAATCAGAAGACTGGCTGCTTCAGTTCCCGCAAGGGCAaag GGAGGAAAGATGATGATGGAACTTCAGACACGATTGACATTCCAAAGAGGACCACACCAGCCAAAG GTTATGAGTTGCTATTCCAGCCTGAGGTGGTTCGCGTGTACACTTCCCTGCTGAAGGAGAGTAAGAATCCCTGTGTTCTGGAAGCATCTGCAGGAGCCATACAGAACCTGTGTGCGGGCCGCTGGACT tatggACGCTACATACGGGCGGTCATGAGACAGGAGAAAGGGTTGCCCATGATGACTGAGCTGCTAGCTCATGGGAATGACCGTGTGGTCAGAGCTATGTCTGGGGCACTTCGAAACCTGGCTATTGACCCTCGCAACCGTGAACTGCTAG GTAAACATGCTGTGCCAAACCTGGTGGCGAACCTTCCGGGTGGTGGACAGAGCCAGCCAGTGCGTGCTCTCTCTGAGGAAACTGTGGTGTCAGTGCTGAGCACTCTGGCTGAGGTAGTAGGCTCCAGTCTGGATGCTGCCAAAACCCTCCGCAGCTCACAGGGCATTGAGCGACTCGTGCTTATCAACAAGGACgg TAATCGCTCGGATCGGGAGGTGCGTGGTGCCGGTCTGGTGCTACAGATCGTGTGGGGCTTTAAGGAGCTTCGGCGCACGCTGGAGAAAGATGGCTGGAAGAAATCTGATTTTGTGGTTAGTGTCAATCCCCCCAGTAACACTCGCAGCAATGGTGGCTATGAGGACAGCAGCACCCTGCCACTCATTGACAGAG gAGGAAAGGACAGAGATAGAAACATGATTCCACTAAATGACATGGGATCAG ATGCTTACACTACACTGGACCAGAGAGGAAGGAGGAACACTTTGGATGACACTCTAGAGCCtgcagacagtgatgcagctcAG GGAGGGATGTATGGGGAGAGGCGGGGCTCCATGCCCTTGCTGGACTCTTACGACG AAAAACTGATAGTGTGCATTACTCGTGGCGAGCGCCCTCTTCCTGCCTACTGTCCCTGCTGA
- the ctnnd1 gene encoding catenin delta-1 isoform X1: MEQCENAASLLASVREQEMQFERLTRALEEERRSVGPSGTLPRPLPTLQNGRIPGDAELERLKLNEGYINGTQYRMLDPGHVVETVTVEEDPRETSPVISVETSEDGTTRRTETTVKKVTKTTTTRTVIPSVSDTLSLDGTGSVTGMSGYNAPIDRLYRPPAAHMDYPTATVPRNYHYGPPGGYDDYRSAPPSETYASLNRGARMDDRYRPVDGYRTLDSGYRVHSRPQLDPYAAQPQVGRMGSALEISGLQRFVPEPYGLEDDQRSLGYDDPDYGMGPPMHYSTMPRLAHHAPPPRRTGSYEGTLDGDMSGAGDMYYWGGGAPLAQGERGSMASLDSTLRKGPAPTSWRQPELPEVIAMLNYRLDPVKSNAAAYLQHLTFKNDKVKSEVRRLKGIPALVSMLDNPKKEVHHAACGALKNISYGRDPDNKIAIKNCDGIPALVRLLRKTRDQDLTDTITGTLWNLSSHDSVKMEIVDHALHALSDEVMVPHSGWERGNEAGDESCKPRHLEWETALTNTAGCLRNVSSERSEARRKLRECSGLVDSLMYIVQSQINCKDVDNKLIENSVCLLRNLSYQVHREVPGCERYQETTPVNQGPTPANQKTGCFSSRKGKDEWFSKGRKDDDGTSDTIDIPKRTTPAKGYELLFQPEVVRVYTSLLKESKNPCVLEASAGAIQNLCAGRWTYGRYIRAVMRQEKGLPMMTELLAHGNDRVVRAMSGALRNLAIDPRNRELLGKHAVPNLVANLPGGGQSQPVRALSEETVVSVLSTLAEVVGSSLDAAKTLRSSQGIERLVLINKDGNRSDREVRGAGLVLQIVWGFKELRRTLEKDGWKKSDFVVSVNPPSNTRSNGGYEDSSTLPLIDRGGKDRDRNMIPLNDMGSDAYTTLDQRGRRNTLDDTLEPADSDAAQGGMYGERRGSMPLLDSYDEKLIVCITRGERPLPAYCPC, translated from the exons ATGGAGCAGTGTGAGAATGCCGCATCTCTCTTGGCCTCCGTGCGTGAGCAGGAGATGCAGTTTGAGCGTCTGACTCGAGCtctggaggaggagaggaggagtgtAGGGCCCTCGGGCACTCTGCCCCGCCCACTCCCCACCCTGCAG AACGGGCGTATCCCTGGTGATGCGGAATTAGAGAGACTCAAACTAAACGAAGGATATATCAACGGGACACAG TACAGGATGTTGGACCCAGGTCATGTTGTTGAGACTGTCACTGTAGAGGAGGACCCCCGGGAGACGTCACCAGTCATTTCTGTTGAAACTAGTGAGGATGGTACCACACGCCGCACAGAAACTACA GTCAAGAAAGTCACGAAGACCACCACCACTCGTACAGTTATTCCCTCGGTGTCTGACACGCTCTCTCTAGATGGCACTGGTTCAGTCACTGGAATGAGTGGTTATAATGCACCAATAGACCGTCTATACAGGCCACCAGCTGCACATATGGACTACCCAACTGCCACTGTCCCTCGTAACTACCACTACGGACCACCTGGGGGATATGATGACTACCGTAGTGCTCCGCCCTCAGAAACCTATGCCAGTCTCAACCGAGGGGCACGCATGGATGATCGCTAcag ACCTGTGGATGGATACCGCACACTGGACTCCGGTTATCGTGTCCACAGCAGACCCCAACTAGACCCTTATGCAGCCCAGCCACAGGTGGGACGCATGGGCAGCGCTCTAGAAATCTCTGGCCTGCAGCGCTTTGTCCCCGAGCCATACGGCCTGGAAGATGACCAGAGGAGTTTGGGATACGATGACCCTGATTATGGCATGGGCCCGCCTATGCACTACAGCACCATGCCCCGGCTAGCACACCATGCCCCACCGCCACGAAGGACGGG GTCTTATGAGGGCACTCTGGATGGGGATATGAGTGGAGCGGGGGATATGTATTACTGGGGGGGAGGAGCTCCTCTGGCTCAGGGAGAAAGGGGCAGCATGGCATCACTCGACAGCACCCTGCGGAAAGGCCCTGCCCCAACATCATGGAGGCAGCCTGAATTGCCTGAGGTCATTGCCATGCTCAACTATCGTCTGGACCCGGTCAAGAGCAATGCTGCTGCTTACCTCCAACATCTCACCTTCAAAAATGATAAG GTAAAGTCAGAAGTAAGGCGTCTCAAGGGCATTCCTGCTCTGGTATCCATGTTGGACAATCCAAAGAAGGAGGTGCATCATGCAGCCTGTggagcactgaagaacatttcatatGGACGAGACCCTGACAACAAGATTGCCATTAAGAACTGTGACGGAATCCCTGCACTTGTTAGGCTGTTGAGAAAGACCAGAGATCAGGACCTCACAGATACAATCACAG GCACACTGTGGAACCTATCATCTCATGACTCTGTGAAGATGGAGATTGTGGACCATGCGCTACACGCGCTGTCTGATGAAGTGATGGTGCCACACTCAGGctgggagagagggaatgaagCAGGAGACGAGAGCTGCAAGCCTAGACACCTTGAGTGGGAAACGGCTCTTACCAACACTGCTGGCTGCTTGAG GAATGTGAGCTCTGAGAGGAGTGAGGCCAGAAGGAAGCTGAGAGAATGCTCCGGCCTGGTTGATTCGCTCATGTACATTGTCCAATCCCAGATTAACTGTAAAGATGTGGACAACAAG ctGATAGAGAACAGCGTTTGTCTGTTGAGGAATTTGTCCTATCAGGTGCATCGGGAGGTGCCAGGCTGTGAGCGCTACCAGGAGACCACACCTGTCAACCAGGGCCCCACCCCTGCCAATCAGAAGACTGGCTGCTTCAGTTCCCGCAAGGGCAaag ACGAGTGGTTTTCCAAAG GGAGGAAAGATGATGATGGAACTTCAGACACGATTGACATTCCAAAGAGGACCACACCAGCCAAAG GTTATGAGTTGCTATTCCAGCCTGAGGTGGTTCGCGTGTACACTTCCCTGCTGAAGGAGAGTAAGAATCCCTGTGTTCTGGAAGCATCTGCAGGAGCCATACAGAACCTGTGTGCGGGCCGCTGGACT tatggACGCTACATACGGGCGGTCATGAGACAGGAGAAAGGGTTGCCCATGATGACTGAGCTGCTAGCTCATGGGAATGACCGTGTGGTCAGAGCTATGTCTGGGGCACTTCGAAACCTGGCTATTGACCCTCGCAACCGTGAACTGCTAG GTAAACATGCTGTGCCAAACCTGGTGGCGAACCTTCCGGGTGGTGGACAGAGCCAGCCAGTGCGTGCTCTCTCTGAGGAAACTGTGGTGTCAGTGCTGAGCACTCTGGCTGAGGTAGTAGGCTCCAGTCTGGATGCTGCCAAAACCCTCCGCAGCTCACAGGGCATTGAGCGACTCGTGCTTATCAACAAGGACgg TAATCGCTCGGATCGGGAGGTGCGTGGTGCCGGTCTGGTGCTACAGATCGTGTGGGGCTTTAAGGAGCTTCGGCGCACGCTGGAGAAAGATGGCTGGAAGAAATCTGATTTTGTGGTTAGTGTCAATCCCCCCAGTAACACTCGCAGCAATGGTGGCTATGAGGACAGCAGCACCCTGCCACTCATTGACAGAG gAGGAAAGGACAGAGATAGAAACATGATTCCACTAAATGACATGGGATCAG ATGCTTACACTACACTGGACCAGAGAGGAAGGAGGAACACTTTGGATGACACTCTAGAGCCtgcagacagtgatgcagctcAG GGAGGGATGTATGGGGAGAGGCGGGGCTCCATGCCCTTGCTGGACTCTTACGACG AAAAACTGATAGTGTGCATTACTCGTGGCGAGCGCCCTCTTCCTGCCTACTGTCCCTGCTGA
- the ctnnd1 gene encoding catenin delta-1 isoform X3, whose amino-acid sequence MEQCENAASLLASVREQEMQFERLTRALEEERRSVGPSGTLPRPLPTLQNGRIPGDAELERLKLNEGYINGTQYRMLDPGHVVETVTVEEDPRETSPVISVETSEDGTTRRTETTVKKVTKTTTTRTVIPSVSDTLSLDGTGSVTGMSGYNAPIDRLYRPPAAHMDYPTATVPRNYHYGPPGGYDDYRSAPPSETYASLNRGARMDDRYRPVDGYRTLDSGYRVHSRPQLDPYAAQPQVGRMGSALEISGLQRFVPEPYGLEDDQRSLGYDDPDYGMGPPMHYSTMPRLAHHAPPPRRTGSYEGTLDGDMSGAGDMYYWGGGAPLAQGERGSMASLDSTLRKGPAPTSWRQPELPEVIAMLNYRLDPVKSNAAAYLQHLTFKNDKVKSEVRRLKGIPALVSMLDNPKKEVHHAACGALKNISYGRDPDNKIAIKNCDGIPALVRLLRKTRDQDLTDTITGTLWNLSSHDSVKMEIVDHALHALSDEVMVPHSGWERGNEAGDESCKPRHLEWETALTNTAGCLRNVSSERSEARRKLRECSGLVDSLMYIVQSQINCKDVDNKLIENSVCLLRNLSYQVHREVPGCERYQETTPVNQGPTPANQKTGCFSSRKGKDEWFSKGRKDDDGTSDTIDIPKRTTPAKGYELLFQPEVVRVYTSLLKESKNPCVLEASAGAIQNLCAGRWTYGRYIRAVMRQEKGLPMMTELLAHGNDRVVRAMSGALRNLAIDPRNRELLGKHAVPNLVANLPGGGQSQPVRALSEETVVSVLSTLAEVVGSSLDAAKTLRSSQGIERLVLINKDGNRSDREVRGAGLVLQIVWGFKELRRTLEKDGWKKSDFVVSVNPPSNTRSNGGYEDSSTLPLIDRGGKDRDRNMIPLNDMGSDAYTTLDQRGRRNTLDDTLEPADSDAAQGGMYGERRGSMPLLDSYDG is encoded by the exons ATGGAGCAGTGTGAGAATGCCGCATCTCTCTTGGCCTCCGTGCGTGAGCAGGAGATGCAGTTTGAGCGTCTGACTCGAGCtctggaggaggagaggaggagtgtAGGGCCCTCGGGCACTCTGCCCCGCCCACTCCCCACCCTGCAG AACGGGCGTATCCCTGGTGATGCGGAATTAGAGAGACTCAAACTAAACGAAGGATATATCAACGGGACACAG TACAGGATGTTGGACCCAGGTCATGTTGTTGAGACTGTCACTGTAGAGGAGGACCCCCGGGAGACGTCACCAGTCATTTCTGTTGAAACTAGTGAGGATGGTACCACACGCCGCACAGAAACTACA GTCAAGAAAGTCACGAAGACCACCACCACTCGTACAGTTATTCCCTCGGTGTCTGACACGCTCTCTCTAGATGGCACTGGTTCAGTCACTGGAATGAGTGGTTATAATGCACCAATAGACCGTCTATACAGGCCACCAGCTGCACATATGGACTACCCAACTGCCACTGTCCCTCGTAACTACCACTACGGACCACCTGGGGGATATGATGACTACCGTAGTGCTCCGCCCTCAGAAACCTATGCCAGTCTCAACCGAGGGGCACGCATGGATGATCGCTAcag ACCTGTGGATGGATACCGCACACTGGACTCCGGTTATCGTGTCCACAGCAGACCCCAACTAGACCCTTATGCAGCCCAGCCACAGGTGGGACGCATGGGCAGCGCTCTAGAAATCTCTGGCCTGCAGCGCTTTGTCCCCGAGCCATACGGCCTGGAAGATGACCAGAGGAGTTTGGGATACGATGACCCTGATTATGGCATGGGCCCGCCTATGCACTACAGCACCATGCCCCGGCTAGCACACCATGCCCCACCGCCACGAAGGACGGG GTCTTATGAGGGCACTCTGGATGGGGATATGAGTGGAGCGGGGGATATGTATTACTGGGGGGGAGGAGCTCCTCTGGCTCAGGGAGAAAGGGGCAGCATGGCATCACTCGACAGCACCCTGCGGAAAGGCCCTGCCCCAACATCATGGAGGCAGCCTGAATTGCCTGAGGTCATTGCCATGCTCAACTATCGTCTGGACCCGGTCAAGAGCAATGCTGCTGCTTACCTCCAACATCTCACCTTCAAAAATGATAAG GTAAAGTCAGAAGTAAGGCGTCTCAAGGGCATTCCTGCTCTGGTATCCATGTTGGACAATCCAAAGAAGGAGGTGCATCATGCAGCCTGTggagcactgaagaacatttcatatGGACGAGACCCTGACAACAAGATTGCCATTAAGAACTGTGACGGAATCCCTGCACTTGTTAGGCTGTTGAGAAAGACCAGAGATCAGGACCTCACAGATACAATCACAG GCACACTGTGGAACCTATCATCTCATGACTCTGTGAAGATGGAGATTGTGGACCATGCGCTACACGCGCTGTCTGATGAAGTGATGGTGCCACACTCAGGctgggagagagggaatgaagCAGGAGACGAGAGCTGCAAGCCTAGACACCTTGAGTGGGAAACGGCTCTTACCAACACTGCTGGCTGCTTGAG GAATGTGAGCTCTGAGAGGAGTGAGGCCAGAAGGAAGCTGAGAGAATGCTCCGGCCTGGTTGATTCGCTCATGTACATTGTCCAATCCCAGATTAACTGTAAAGATGTGGACAACAAG ctGATAGAGAACAGCGTTTGTCTGTTGAGGAATTTGTCCTATCAGGTGCATCGGGAGGTGCCAGGCTGTGAGCGCTACCAGGAGACCACACCTGTCAACCAGGGCCCCACCCCTGCCAATCAGAAGACTGGCTGCTTCAGTTCCCGCAAGGGCAaag ACGAGTGGTTTTCCAAAG GGAGGAAAGATGATGATGGAACTTCAGACACGATTGACATTCCAAAGAGGACCACACCAGCCAAAG GTTATGAGTTGCTATTCCAGCCTGAGGTGGTTCGCGTGTACACTTCCCTGCTGAAGGAGAGTAAGAATCCCTGTGTTCTGGAAGCATCTGCAGGAGCCATACAGAACCTGTGTGCGGGCCGCTGGACT tatggACGCTACATACGGGCGGTCATGAGACAGGAGAAAGGGTTGCCCATGATGACTGAGCTGCTAGCTCATGGGAATGACCGTGTGGTCAGAGCTATGTCTGGGGCACTTCGAAACCTGGCTATTGACCCTCGCAACCGTGAACTGCTAG GTAAACATGCTGTGCCAAACCTGGTGGCGAACCTTCCGGGTGGTGGACAGAGCCAGCCAGTGCGTGCTCTCTCTGAGGAAACTGTGGTGTCAGTGCTGAGCACTCTGGCTGAGGTAGTAGGCTCCAGTCTGGATGCTGCCAAAACCCTCCGCAGCTCACAGGGCATTGAGCGACTCGTGCTTATCAACAAGGACgg TAATCGCTCGGATCGGGAGGTGCGTGGTGCCGGTCTGGTGCTACAGATCGTGTGGGGCTTTAAGGAGCTTCGGCGCACGCTGGAGAAAGATGGCTGGAAGAAATCTGATTTTGTGGTTAGTGTCAATCCCCCCAGTAACACTCGCAGCAATGGTGGCTATGAGGACAGCAGCACCCTGCCACTCATTGACAGAG gAGGAAAGGACAGAGATAGAAACATGATTCCACTAAATGACATGGGATCAG ATGCTTACACTACACTGGACCAGAGAGGAAGGAGGAACACTTTGGATGACACTCTAGAGCCtgcagacagtgatgcagctcAG GGAGGGATGTATGGGGAGAGGCGGGGCTCCATGCCCTTGCTGGACTCTTACGACGGTTAG